CGGCAAGGAGGAGGCGCTCGGCCGGGTCTTCGAGATCGGCGGTCCGGACCAGCTGACCTACCGCGAGATGCTGCAGGGTGTGGCACTCGCGATGACCGGCCGCAAGCTCCCGATCGTCGTCGTCCCGCTGCTCACCCCGGGCCTGTCCTCGCGATGGTTGGCCCTGGTCACCGACGTCGACGTCACCACCGGGCGCAACCTCATCGACTCGATGTCCACCGAGGTCCTCGTGCGCGACACCTCGATCCGCGACGTCGTGCCCGGCGAGCCGATCACCTACGCCGAGTCCGTACGCCGCGCGCTGGCCGAGCGGGCCGAAGCGGGCCTGGAGAAGTAGGCCTAGAAAAGTAGCGGCAGCAGGAAGAGCATCGACAGCGACCACGTGATGTGGGTCAGGATCGGTGCCAGCACGCCGCCGCTGGCGCGCCGCTCCAGGCCGCAGACCACACCGAGCACGACGGCTGCGAAGCCGAGCATCACGTTGCCCGTGGCCAGCGTCGCGACGACGTACGCCAGCGTGGTCCACAGCACCGGGTGGCGCGGGATCGCGGCGTACATCGCGCCGCGGAAGAAGAGCTCCTCGGCGATGCCGTTGAAGAACGTGATGACCGCCAGGACCGTCAGGGAGCCCTCGTCGGCGTAGGCCAGCACCGAGCTGACGTAGTCGGCCAGCGGGTCGATCTCGCGCACCACCAGCGAGCCGAGGACGAAGACCCCGACGAGCAGCAGGCCCAGCAGGATCGGCGCCAGGATCGGCCTGATGAAGACCTCGCCGCCGGAGATCCGGCCCAGGTGGAGCCGGCCGGACAGGAAGGCGCCGGCCGCCCAGATGCCCGCGAGCAGGACCGCGGCGACGTAGAACGTGTTGCCGCCCGGCTCGAGGCGCAGCGACCAGCCCAGCACGATCGCGCCGACCAGCACCACGATGGCGGCGACGACCTGCCGGCGCCGGAAGGCCTCCGGGGTGTCGCGCTGGTCGCGCGGGACCACGTCCCACAGCGAGCGTCGGATGAAGGTGCGCATGGCCGCCAGCCTAGGAGCCCGCCAACAACTCGCGGACCCGCGGGATGACTTCCTCGCCGTAGAGCCGGACCGACTCGAGGCGCTCGGCGTGCGGGAGCGCGCCGACGGAGTACTTGAGCTGGAAGCGGGAGAGGCCCAGCGTGCGCGCGGCCCAGGCGATCTTCTGCGCGACCGTCTCGGGCGAGCCGACGAAGAGCGCTCCCTGGGGCGAGGCCGCCTGCTCGAACTGGATGCGCGAGTACGGCGGCCAGCCGCGCTCGCGACCCAGGCGGGTGTAGAGCTCGGCCTGGTGGGGGTAGAGC
This sequence is a window from Nocardioides sp. S5. Protein-coding genes within it:
- a CDS encoding CPBP family intramembrane glutamic endopeptidase — its product is MRTFIRRSLWDVVPRDQRDTPEAFRRRQVVAAIVVLVGAIVLGWSLRLEPGGNTFYVAAVLLAGIWAAGAFLSGRLHLGRISGGEVFIRPILAPILLGLLLVGVFVLGSLVVREIDPLADYVSSVLAYADEGSLTVLAVITFFNGIAEELFFRGAMYAAIPRHPVLWTTLAYVVATLATGNVMLGFAAVVLGVVCGLERRASGGVLAPILTHITWSLSMLFLLPLLF